The genomic window CATCCTGTGAAGAATGGCAGATCAACTGTCTCCTTTTGTTTTAAGGGAAGTGGGCACCAAACTCTTGGCATATAGCCTTGTCTGCTCTGTACCCAGGCCTTAACTAGGCCTGCTTCTCTTACCTATATGCCGTCTGCATAAGCAGGTGCTGCCACCAATCACTCAGCCTCCCACACAGGCCCCTTCCAAAACCCCACAAGCCGCTGAGCCTCACTGTTGCCACCTTTTGTAACCTTCTCTGTGTGCTTGTCACCTTTACTGAACAGGGTGCCTCTGGGTCAGAATTTCTGTGGACTAGGGTAAACATCCCAGGCTTGGCTCTGTGGTCCCCAGACCTTGCCGGGCAGAAGACACCCAGAGAAATCTCTAACTGCTGATGGTAGTGCCTCCAAGATGGGACTGGACTGGACATAAggaatgctcacacacacacacacacacaatgttgatGTTCATGCTAGTTTAGAAGCCAGGCTAATAGCCTGGGCTCCATCCTTGAGACTCTCTTCCCTCCAGACTCGAGCATCTGTGCACGCCCCAGTCATCCATGAAGGGAAAACCGTGGACTCTGTCCCCTGAGCACAGCCTACCTTGAACAGAGCATAGTCACAGCCGGAagagagcttgctggccagcttgATGTGTCTGTACGTCCTGGAAAGACCCCACACAGAGTTCAAGGCTTTGCAGCCCGCGATTCACCTGAGCCTGACTTTCCAGCTCCTCACCAGACCTAACTTCCCAccacctgcttctttcttcccaggatctccccacccccacacatgcCTCTAGGGCCCTGCTGCCTAGAATCCCTTCTCTGGGAACCTGACCCAACTGAGAAAGCCTGAGGAAGTCCACACCAATAGGGCAGTCTAGCTTGGCCTCCTTCTTGAGTTTGTGTGGCCTCCCTCCACTCTCTTCTCTGGCACATAAATGCTAGAGCATCAGCCTAATCCTTACTATGGCTGAGCCAGCTTTCCAGATAGAAAGGAACCTGGTCagggccccaaagccacagagtagCAGGCTTCACTCCCGCTTCTCCCTGGCCTGAGGTTCCCCCTAAACCCCTAGACGCTTTGGGGCAGGGCATGGTCTGTCTAGAGCCTACCAACCCGCAGCTCCCAGCAAATGTTGACAGCCCCTGAAAAGGTGGCAGACTGTAATTCCTCTGACTCCCAGCTCAGAGCCCCCCAGGGCACTCACGCCCAGAAGTCCTCCACAGTGTTAAACTTAGTGATGGGCTGCAGATTTTCCTGCCAGGGCCGGCTCCGGTCATTCTTGAAGAACCACAGAACCCATCTGGGgaatgaggagagaggagagtcaAGACCCCACATGTCACCCCTGCAGTATCTGACTGGGTTAACAAGCTTGTAAAATAGGGGGTGAGACTTGGGACATAGTCCCCAAAGGTATGGGAAGTCAGTTATCCCTGCAGCCTGGGTGAGagagtattttaaaaatccaccaagggatagagaggtggctcagaggttaagagcactggtcgctcttccagaggtcctgagttcaattcccagcaccctcgtggtggctcacaaccatctataatggaatctgatgccctcttctggtgtgcagacctACAGgaagacagaacactcatatacataaataaaaaatatttttttaaaaagcccactGCGTGTGAGGCAGGATCCAAGGGTCTCGGGCAGCTCAAGTGATACAGACACTGGGGGTCTCTGTGGCCTCCCTACCTATAATGCAGGGGGTGCTGCTCTCTGTGGGCCTTCCTCCTCGGAGTCAAGAGTGCAGGAGGGTCTCCCGTGTCTTCTCCTGGGAGGACTTTCACCGCTGCTTCTGATGGCTtttctttctccacctcctctttcctcttgtgCTCTTCACCGTCAGCGCTGATTGTCTAACCAGAGAAAAGAATGGCAGTGAGCCAGAGCTGGGGAGCTGGTgccgcacccctttaatcccagctctcgggagacagaggcaggtggatctctgtgagttcgaggccagcttggcctacagagcaagttccagaacagccaaggctacacggagaaaccttgtctttaaaatttttttttttaaaaatccttttttgGATCCATAAGCCCCAGTTCTGGCTGACCGACCCCTCTCCCTATGTTTTTTTTACCCCAGCTAGCCAGTGGGTCTGGGATAGGCAGGTAGGTAGACTCACAGTGTCGGGGGTAGCCATGGCAAAGCTCCACCAGCAGCTAAAAGGTCACAAGGCCTTGCTTTTAACCAAGCAGAGAGCCCAGTCCCACCTGGGCAGCCAGGTGGGTGGAGGAgcttgtggggtgggggtggggtatgaTGGAATAGGGGTTGACCAGAATCCTTCTCTTAGAAGGTAAGTGCTCACCACTCTGCACAGCTGTGACAAGAAAAACCCATCCTCAAGGCAGCAGGTGGGGACTCAGAGAATTGAGTCAGAGTCGATATTTGGGGTCTGCTCTTAGGGTATTTAGGACCTACTGAGTGAAAGCTGACTTTGAAGTAGGCTGTTGTACAGGTGACAGAGGTAGCAACACTTCCATAGCAcaccccccaaaacacacacacacaccctggttcCATTTACACCCTCAGTTTGTGCCTTCACTATCATCCAGTGACATTTTTCTGGCTCTAGAAGCAGCTGAGATTTTTAAAGCAGTAATCACTGAATGgggtagcacatgcctgcaatcctagcatctGGGTGGTAGAAGCAggggggtcaggagttcaaggccagtttcaaGTACTGAGGGAGTCTGAGACCTGCCTGAGCTATAAGACAGCCTGCCTCAACCAAACAGAAGAGTAGCCATTTGCTTATGTTTAGAGACTGGCAGACTTTTGTATTAAAAGCCACACTGCTGATTTGTCCTGAGTGGTTGGAGGGTTTGGTACCCTGAGGCGCTCCACTTTGTAGGGCCCCCATCCACTCTGTCCTCCTTGCCTCCTGCCGAGAACACTCACCTGGACATCCCTGGTGAGGCCCAGGGCCACAGTCATCCAGCAAGTGTTTAAGTCCTTCCCTGCACTGATCTGAATTActgaagccatggagcctcaCCCCCCCCAACCCCCCGCTTTGCAGATCAGGAGGTCAATACATGATTCAGAGCTTGCACGTGAGGCTCCAGAGAATGAGGCCTGGCTCACTGCTCAATTGATGTCAGGTGAAAGCTCTGCCTGGACAGAGAGGGGACCAactaaggaaagagaagagactaGAAGCTAAGCCCTCACAGAAGGGGCAGGGTGGAATGCTCTGCTGGAGGCTGACAATCTGTTGACAACCCACACCTATAACCACACCACAGTACTTGGGGCACGAGGCTAGGTCCACTGTTGACAACCCACACCTATAACCACACCACGGTACTTGGGGCGCGAGGCTAGGTCCTGGCACACAATAATGGGCACCAAATGGGTGGGCGGAGCTGAgcagccctgggttccagccccagcaccatTTTTTTAAGCTGTACCCTCTGTGCCAGGGTCTGGTGGGAACAGGACTCATCTGTGCCCTTGAGTACAGACCTCAGTCCACACCGGCCAAGCTTCTGCCAGAAAGGAGCAAGAGCTGGGCTGGGAGGAGAGTGTCTAGGATCTGACCCTGGCCTTAGAGTGGTGTGGGGTTTGTACGCATGGACCAGAACTGGCTGTTAGGGGCTAACActatgactcagcaggtaaagacatttGCCTCTAATCTGAGGACTGACAGTCCCAGCAACCTGCACGGTGGGAGAAAGTCAGCCCCCTtaaattgtcttctgatctccacaggatggcgtgcacacgtgcatgcccCCTTAAATTGTCTTCTAATCTCCACAggatggtgtgcacacacacacatgtgcatatacacactttaatctttatttttatttaaagacaacTGAATCCTGCCCTCCAAGTTTCCTGTTGCTTAGATATAAGTTCAACCTGAATATCTGATTGGTTCATTTGGGCTCACACTTCAGAAGGTCCAGTCCTTTGCATCTGAGAGGCATGGCCCACATTTTCATGGactggaagcagaggaaggggaacatgggtgctgtgggataatgttcttgtacactgtaaagatttgtcactcctttggtttaataaaacactgattggctagtagccaggcagaaagtataggtagggcgaccagaataggagaattctgggaggaggaaaggcagagtcggTCACCAGttagacacaaagcaagcaagatgagaatgcctcactgaaaaaaggaaccaagccacatggctaaacataaacaagaaatatgggtaaatttaagtgataagagctagttagtaataagcctgagcagtaggccaagcagtttataattaatataagcctctgtgtgtttatttgggacttaatggctgcaggactggatgtgacagaaacttctatctataCATGGGTACTCAGCTggctttattttccctttttgttcaGCCTGTGACCCTAGGCTAACCCACAGAATGGTGCTACCCATAGTCAGTCAGTTTTTTCCTCACAGTCAAGTATCACTCCAAAAGATACAGTTCACTAATGCCCTGGGCCTAGATGCTTTTTAATCAAGCTTAACAGACAATCAAAATTAACCTCCAAAACTGAGTGTGactgcatacacctttaatcccagcactcggcagaggaaggaggacctctgagtttgaagtcagtctggtctacagagtgagttccaggagagccagggccacactgagagaccctgtttggtgtgtgtggagtggggAAATTCACCACCACAGCCAGGTTCTCAGACTGCAACCATGAAAATAATTGGGAGGATGCCCACCAAGGTGTTAATGTGTGCCATTTGGCAGAGGTGGTAGAGACGATGAAGAGGTGCTATGTCTAGAATactgaaagacagagaaggacagCCGTCCACTTACCTATTGCCATGTCACATCGCCTGTCCCAGTGACCCACAACAGTAAGAATCATTTACTATGCTTGCAGATCTGCAGTACCTGTGGGGTCAGTTCTACTCTGCTCCAAAGACAGATAGGCTAGGCTGGCTCACAGCTTGGGCTGAGGGCCTCTGTCACTCACATGGGGTAGTTAATGCAGCTGTCAGAGGAACCTCAGCTCTGTGTGGCGTCTCCATGTGCAGCTGCTCAGCTTTCACAGTGTGGTGGCTCCGTTCCCATGGGTTCCTAGGACAAACATTCCCCAAAGACAGGAAGTAGACGCTGCCAGAGCCTTCAGGTTCACATCAGGCAGCTCTGCAGAAGGCCCAGACAGGGACAATGCTACTGATCTGTATTTGATGGACCAAGGGAGTTGCTGCTCTCTCCAGGGGTGGGTGTGGTCTTGGCTCCTTCAGAGCCCTGGCTCTTCCCTGGCACAGGGTGGCTTCCAGGCCTGAGGAAACCTTATACAGTTCTTGGAGGGCTGGAGGCagggcttgtgtgtgtggggggggggggggacaggaggCATTTAAAACAAGTCCCTGGGCCTGCTAGGAATCTGGCTCTTTGCCAAGGTCAGCTTGCCTTTAGGGATCAGCTAAGTGGGGTTGACAAGCTGAGGCTCTTGAATCCCATCACTGTTCTGagatttttcttgctttttaaatcttttactttatttgtatttACACTTTGGTCAGTCAGCATCGTGCTATGAGgctctttggttttgcttttgtttagaaAGCTTGAGCCACTTGGTATTCCAGTCTCTCCATGACAGCACTTCTCGACCtgtgtgggtcatgaccccttcggggtcacatatcagatatgcTGTAtgtaagatatttacattaagactCATGACAGCGGCAAAATTACAATGATAATGTAGCAATTATATAATTCTATGGCTGGGGGTTGCCACGGCATGAGGATCTCAGTGTTAGGAGGGTGAGAACCGCAGCTCTGTGATAACCACACCCTCTCTTTCCTTGTCCTTTGTCAACTTGCCTTTGCCGCAGTTTGTAAATAAGGACCTTGGGGACAGGGCAGTGTGTCCTAGAATCAAGGGTCTGTATGATGGTGCACAAGCCAGCAGGAGAAGGCAGGTAAAACCTGACCAGGACCAAAATATAATcttgtgtgtccctgtgtgtctgGATGGGTAACTGAGCCATCATCTAAAGGAGGGTCCTGTATCTTGATGAGGGTGAAAAAGGATTGTCTGCAGGCCTGTGAGAAGTGAGCAAGGGAGGTGGATTAGGGGTCTAGGGgacggctcaacagttaagagcacttgatgttcttgcagaggaacaaagtttgattcccagcatgcacatagctaacaaccatctgtaactccagcaccaaaggatccaacgccctcttctggcctccacaggcactgcatgctgTGGTGCACAGGCaagcatgcagacaaagcactcatacacataagatataaaaaaatcttttgtaaAGACacattaagtatatttttaaaaatgtt from Microtus pennsylvanicus isolate mMicPen1 chromosome 4, mMicPen1.hap1, whole genome shotgun sequence includes these protein-coding regions:
- the Eif4e1b gene encoding eukaryotic translation initiation factor 4E type 1B yields the protein MASVIQISAGKDLNTCWMTVALGLTRDVQTISADGEEHKRKEEVEKEKPSEAAVKVLPGEDTGDPPALLTPRRKAHREQHPLHYRWVLWFFKNDRSRPWQENLQPITKFNTVEDFWATYRHIKLASKLSSGCDYALFKDGIQPMWEDYRNKRGGRWLLSLARQQRHTELDRLWLETLLCLLGESFEEFSQKVCGAVVNIRTKGDKIAVWTSEAENQAGVMHIGHVYKERLGLSTKTIIGYQAHADTAAKSNSLAKNKFVV